The proteins below are encoded in one region of Clostridia bacterium:
- a CDS encoding trehalose-6-phosphate synthase — protein sequence MRDTSRLIVVSNRLPVTVSCSGDLRPSSGGLVTALGPLLKTIPSTWIGWTGTDYAPGIDSQLNAMDHHQRKLVPVYLTEYEKEKFYLGFANQVLWPLFHNMQTLCNFDASYWDAYQAVTEKFADAVTASAMPDDLVWVHDYHLMLLGRSLRRRRLGLRLAYFHHVPFPGPDTFATLPTGETILRAMLSFERIGFQTSGDRHNFLQCLRNAFGRRLRLLRRREELVVQFEGTSTSLLTSPIGIDSQKFATLAGSSEVAVQMQSLDSAFRGSRMMLGVDRLDYTKGVPQRLSAYKMLLEQHPELQGELVLLQLIIPSREEVPEYESLRLSVERQISEINGTFGRPRWTPIVYMHRSIPCEELVALYRSATAMLVTSLKDGMNLVAKEFCASKVDQSGVLVLSKFAGASQELCNGAVLVNPHDIAGLAQSFFTALTMSRSEVRTRMAAMQKAVMHNDIWHWCSSALGNNVGGRSRNFTPRAALASTVAVA from the coding sequence ATGAGGGATACGTCGCGCCTGATCGTTGTCTCGAACCGCTTGCCAGTCACAGTATCGTGCTCTGGAGATTTGCGGCCAAGCTCCGGTGGACTCGTTACGGCTCTCGGCCCGCTACTGAAAACGATTCCGTCCACATGGATCGGCTGGACCGGAACAGATTATGCTCCCGGCATCGACAGCCAACTGAACGCAATGGACCACCACCAGCGCAAACTTGTGCCCGTGTATCTCACGGAATACGAAAAAGAAAAGTTCTACCTCGGATTCGCGAACCAGGTCTTATGGCCGCTGTTCCACAATATGCAGACGTTGTGCAACTTCGACGCCAGCTACTGGGACGCTTACCAGGCTGTGACTGAGAAGTTCGCTGATGCGGTGACGGCCAGCGCCATGCCGGACGACCTCGTTTGGGTACACGATTATCACCTAATGCTGCTGGGACGCTCCTTGCGACGCCGTCGCTTGGGATTGCGTCTCGCTTACTTCCATCATGTTCCCTTCCCTGGACCTGATACGTTCGCCACTCTCCCTACCGGAGAGACCATTCTTCGGGCAATGTTGTCCTTCGAACGAATCGGTTTTCAAACAAGTGGCGACCGGCATAATTTCCTTCAATGCCTTCGTAATGCTTTCGGCCGGCGGCTCAGGCTCCTGCGCCGGAGAGAGGAACTCGTGGTGCAGTTCGAGGGTACTTCGACCTCGCTGCTCACCTCCCCTATAGGGATTGACTCGCAGAAATTTGCGACTCTCGCCGGTTCCTCAGAGGTGGCCGTACAGATGCAATCGTTGGATTCGGCCTTCCGCGGCAGCAGAATGATGCTGGGCGTCGATCGGCTTGATTACACCAAGGGAGTGCCCCAGAGACTCTCTGCTTACAAAATGCTGCTCGAGCAGCATCCCGAACTACAGGGCGAACTGGTGCTCCTGCAACTGATTATCCCAAGCAGAGAGGAAGTACCTGAATACGAATCGTTAAGACTGTCAGTCGAGCGGCAGATCAGCGAGATTAATGGCACGTTCGGACGCCCACGATGGACGCCAATCGTGTACATGCATCGGAGTATTCCGTGTGAAGAATTGGTCGCGCTCTACCGATCCGCAACGGCAATGCTGGTAACGTCGCTTAAGGATGGTATGAACTTGGTTGCAAAAGAGTTTTGTGCATCCAAGGTGGACCAATCAGGAGTGCTGGTTCTGAGTAAATTCGCAGGCGCATCGCAGGAACTTTGCAATGGCGCAGTCCTGGTAAATCCGCATGACATTGCCGGATTGGCGCAGTCTTTCTTCACTGCACTCACGATGAGCCGCTCGGAAGTAAGAACAAGAATGGCGGCCATGCAGAAAGCCGTGATGCACAATGACATCTGGCATTGGTGTTCGTCTGCACTAGGAAACAACGTCGGTGGACGCTCGCGGAACTTTACCCCGAGAGCTGCACTGGCCAGCACGGTTGCGGTCGCTTGA
- a CDS encoding SDR family oxidoreductase translates to MKDNSLNGAAMSASEIVVITGASAGVGRATAQAFARRKANVALIARGSEGLEGARRDVESLGGRALVLPADVANADQVEAAAERVQREWGRIDIWVNNAMASVFSAVKEMTAAEFRRVTEVTYLGYVHGTLAALKRMLPRNRGTIVQVGSALAYRSIPLQSAYCAAKHAIIGFTDSLRCELIHDHSDLHLTVVHLPALNTPQFNWVKSRLPRKPQPVPPIYQPEVAAEAIYFAAHHKRREMYVSLPTFMAIWGQKFIPGLLDHYLGRTGYESQQYDGAADPNRLDNLWEPVPRDYGAHGDFDARASYSSYELLLSRNRWLAALAILGTAAAAFKALRRPEPSIADIMRKAA, encoded by the coding sequence ATGAAGGATAATTCGCTAAACGGAGCCGCCATGAGCGCATCGGAGATCGTCGTTATTACCGGTGCTTCCGCTGGAGTGGGACGCGCAACCGCCCAGGCATTCGCTCGCCGTAAGGCTAACGTCGCCCTTATAGCCCGCGGCAGCGAGGGACTCGAGGGCGCTCGCCGCGATGTCGAGTCCCTGGGTGGACGTGCGCTGGTGCTGCCGGCCGACGTTGCCAACGCAGATCAGGTCGAAGCCGCAGCCGAGCGCGTGCAGCGCGAGTGGGGACGCATCGACATCTGGGTGAATAACGCCATGGCCTCCGTCTTCTCAGCGGTGAAAGAAATGACAGCGGCCGAGTTCCGGCGCGTGACCGAGGTCACGTATCTTGGATACGTGCACGGCACGCTTGCGGCGCTTAAGCGAATGCTGCCGCGTAATCGCGGAACCATCGTGCAGGTCGGCAGCGCCCTCGCATATCGCAGCATCCCGCTGCAGTCAGCATATTGTGCCGCCAAGCACGCTATTATCGGCTTCACGGACTCTTTGCGCTGCGAACTCATCCACGACCACAGCGACCTGCATCTGACAGTCGTGCACTTGCCGGCCCTCAACACGCCACAGTTTAACTGGGTGAAGAGCCGGTTACCTCGAAAGCCGCAGCCGGTGCCGCCCATCTATCAACCCGAAGTCGCGGCCGAAGCTATCTATTTCGCCGCACATCACAAGCGTCGTGAAATGTACGTCAGTCTGCCAACATTCATGGCGATCTGGGGACAGAAGTTTATCCCCGGTCTGCTCGATCACTACCTTGGCAGAACCGGCTACGAGTCGCAGCAATACGACGGAGCGGCCGACCCGAACCGGCTCGACAATCTTTGGGAGCCTGTACCTCGCGATTATGGCGCGCACGGCGACTTCGATGCGCGAGCATCGTATAGCAGTTATGAACTGTTGTTGAGCAGAAATCGTTGGCTGGCGGCACTAGCGATACTTGGAACGGCTGCGGCTGCCTTCAAGGCTTTGCGACGCCCTGAGCCGAGCATAGCCGATATCATGCGCAAGGCCGCGTGA
- the dinB gene encoding DNA polymerase IV, whose protein sequence is MPEIPAKTYFHVDMDAFFVSVEELYDPSLKGKPVVVGGKANERGVVAAASYAARKFGVHSAMPLRTAAKLCPQAVFLDGHPERYRVYSEKVHDVLYGFTPALQMASIDEAYLDMTGTERLHGPPLRAAHQLHEAMKRNTGLNCSIGIATSRMVAKVCSDQAKPNGVLWIPRGEEASFLSRLDVRKIPGVGKVTEERLIALGIRQIGQLAAMSDATLRDTLGDWAVALGEKARGFDAGAWFAGEVGEQEDPKSVSHEHTFDEDTSDERRLESMLAKLSEMVCRRLREHGLHARTVQLKLRYTDFKTITRAHTLRRTTQVDTEIFEAVRELFRGNWNGGTVRLLGVQTSSFEQGEAQPDLLANDQHDRWTKALNVADRMRDRFGDGAVSLAIGMKSKFRERTQETPASLPGKKKE, encoded by the coding sequence ATGCCGGAAATTCCAGCTAAAACGTATTTCCATGTCGATATGGACGCCTTCTTCGTATCGGTCGAGGAGCTTTACGATCCTTCGCTGAAAGGAAAGCCCGTGGTTGTTGGCGGCAAGGCGAACGAACGCGGCGTAGTGGCGGCAGCGTCTTATGCGGCAAGGAAATTCGGGGTGCACTCGGCGATGCCGCTGCGCACGGCCGCAAAGCTGTGTCCGCAGGCCGTGTTTCTCGACGGGCATCCTGAACGTTATCGCGTGTACTCCGAGAAGGTTCATGACGTACTTTATGGGTTCACGCCAGCGCTGCAGATGGCGTCGATCGACGAGGCGTATCTCGACATGACCGGCACGGAACGCTTGCACGGTCCGCCGCTTCGGGCCGCGCATCAACTGCACGAAGCGATGAAGCGCAACACTGGGCTGAACTGCTCGATAGGCATCGCCACATCGCGCATGGTTGCCAAAGTGTGTTCCGACCAGGCGAAGCCGAATGGCGTGCTCTGGATACCGCGGGGCGAGGAGGCGAGTTTTCTCTCGCGCCTGGACGTACGCAAGATCCCCGGTGTCGGTAAGGTTACAGAGGAGAGGTTGATTGCGCTCGGAATTCGGCAGATTGGGCAGCTCGCGGCGATGAGCGACGCAACGTTGCGCGATACTCTGGGCGACTGGGCGGTCGCGCTCGGAGAGAAGGCGCGGGGCTTCGATGCAGGCGCGTGGTTCGCGGGAGAAGTCGGCGAACAGGAGGACCCGAAGTCCGTCAGCCATGAACACACGTTCGACGAAGATACGTCGGATGAGCGCAGGTTGGAATCGATGCTGGCTAAGCTGTCGGAGATGGTGTGCCGGCGGTTGCGTGAACACGGCCTTCATGCCCGAACGGTGCAACTCAAGCTTCGCTATACGGACTTCAAGACCATAACGCGCGCCCACACGCTGCGCCGGACTACGCAGGTCGATACCGAAATCTTCGAGGCCGTGCGTGAGCTATTTCGAGGCAACTGGAATGGCGGCACAGTACGTTTGTTGGGCGTGCAGACTTCGTCGTTCGAACAAGGCGAGGCGCAGCCTGACTTGCTGGCGAATGACCAGCATGATCGCTGGACGAAGGCGCTGAACGTAGCCGACCGCATGCGCGACAGGTTCGGCGATGGCGCCGTGTCACTCGCCATCGGAATGAAGTCGAAATTCCGCGAGCGCACGCAGGAGACTCCGGCGTCCCTGCCCGGAAAAAAGAAAGAGTAG
- a CDS encoding S46 family peptidase, with the protein MRKRFLLLTALLCLLATGAIADEGMWLFNRAPKDKIKARYGFEPTQQWLDHLQLGSVRFNNGGSGSFVSANGLAFTNHHVGADCLQGVATKEKDYMKQGFYARTGAEELKCPDLELNVLEGIEDVTDQVQGAAKKGMTPAEAGQAQRALMSQLEADCSKKTGQRCDVVTLYAGGMYHLYKYKKYTDVRVVFAPEFPIAFFGGDPDNFEFPRYDLDVAFFRIYENDKPVQLKNYLRWSNTGVKENDLIFVSGHPGRTERMNTLAQLEYTRDVRLPFTLESLKRRIGVLHAFAAKSEENARIAREDIFGLENSFKAQDGQYKGLLDKQLMAKKASEEQKLRSSVEADPKKKAEFGTAWPAIEQAVKVQRELFLPSTFLENRGGFRGQLNGIARNLVRVAEEREKPNALRLREYRESNLASLEQELFSTAPIHKDLETLTFTDSLTEMRARLGADNEVVKSVLSGRTPEQVASEAIANTKLDQVNVRKQLYTGGIKAIEASTDPLIVLMRKIDPAARAIRKRMDDEVDAVLRQNYALIAKALFAERGTSMYPDATFTLRLSYGAVKGYDADGKHIPSATTMGGAYEHAAKHGNKDPYELPKSWIDAKPKLKLNTPFNFVSTADIIGGNSGSPTVNKAGEVVGIIFDGNIQSLPWNYVFDDRQGRAVHVDSRSIIESLRTIYNATELADELTGGTAKASQVVPAAKAKAATKK; encoded by the coding sequence ATGAGGAAAAGATTTCTGTTATTGACGGCCCTGCTATGTCTGCTGGCTACGGGCGCCATTGCGGATGAGGGTATGTGGTTGTTCAACCGTGCGCCGAAAGACAAGATCAAGGCGCGCTACGGCTTTGAGCCGACGCAGCAATGGCTGGATCACCTGCAGCTTGGTTCGGTGCGCTTCAACAATGGTGGCTCGGGTTCATTCGTTTCCGCGAACGGCCTTGCCTTCACCAACCACCACGTTGGCGCCGATTGCCTGCAGGGTGTGGCGACCAAGGAAAAGGACTACATGAAGCAGGGCTTCTACGCGCGCACCGGCGCGGAAGAGCTGAAGTGTCCCGATCTAGAGTTGAACGTTCTGGAAGGCATCGAGGACGTAACGGACCAGGTGCAGGGCGCCGCGAAAAAGGGCATGACCCCGGCAGAAGCCGGGCAGGCCCAGCGTGCATTAATGTCGCAATTGGAGGCCGACTGCTCAAAGAAGACAGGCCAGCGCTGTGACGTCGTGACGCTGTATGCAGGCGGCATGTACCACCTCTACAAGTACAAGAAGTACACAGATGTTCGCGTAGTGTTCGCGCCTGAGTTCCCAATCGCGTTCTTCGGCGGAGATCCGGACAACTTCGAGTTTCCGCGTTACGACCTGGATGTCGCGTTCTTCCGTATATACGAGAACGACAAGCCCGTACAGTTGAAGAACTACTTAAGGTGGTCGAACACCGGCGTGAAGGAAAACGATCTAATCTTTGTCTCCGGGCATCCTGGGCGGACCGAGCGCATGAATACGCTTGCGCAACTGGAGTACACGCGCGACGTGCGACTCCCCTTCACGCTTGAATCCCTGAAGCGGCGAATCGGCGTTCTGCACGCATTTGCGGCCAAGTCGGAAGAGAATGCGCGCATCGCTCGCGAAGACATCTTCGGTCTGGAGAATTCGTTTAAGGCGCAGGACGGTCAGTACAAGGGCCTGCTGGACAAGCAGTTGATGGCCAAGAAGGCCTCGGAAGAACAGAAGCTGCGAAGCTCGGTGGAAGCCGATCCCAAGAAGAAGGCGGAGTTTGGCACCGCATGGCCGGCGATCGAGCAGGCAGTTAAGGTGCAGCGTGAGCTTTTCCTGCCGTCGACCTTCCTGGAGAATCGCGGCGGATTCCGTGGCCAACTGAACGGCATCGCTCGCAACCTGGTGCGTGTTGCCGAAGAACGCGAGAAGCCGAATGCTCTGCGGTTGCGAGAATATCGCGAGTCGAACTTGGCGTCCCTCGAGCAGGAATTGTTTTCTACCGCGCCGATCCATAAGGACCTTGAGACGCTCACCTTTACCGACTCGCTCACCGAAATGCGTGCCCGTCTCGGAGCCGACAACGAGGTCGTGAAGAGCGTTTTGAGCGGCCGCACGCCGGAGCAGGTTGCAAGCGAAGCCATCGCAAATACAAAGCTCGACCAGGTGAATGTGCGCAAGCAGCTTTACACCGGCGGCATCAAGGCCATAGAGGCCAGCACTGACCCGCTGATCGTTCTCATGCGGAAGATCGATCCCGCTGCACGCGCGATTCGCAAGCGCATGGACGACGAGGTAGACGCCGTGCTGCGGCAGAATTATGCGCTCATTGCGAAGGCCCTTTTCGCCGAGCGGGGAACCAGTATGTACCCGGATGCGACATTCACGCTTCGCCTGAGTTATGGTGCGGTGAAGGGCTATGACGCCGATGGCAAGCATATCCCGTCCGCCACCACAATGGGCGGAGCATACGAACACGCGGCGAAGCACGGCAACAAGGATCCTTACGAGTTGCCGAAGTCGTGGATCGATGCAAAGCCAAAGCTGAAACTCAACACGCCTTTCAACTTCGTTTCGACGGCCGACATCATTGGCGGCAACTCCGGTTCCCCAACGGTAAACAAGGCCGGCGAAGTCGTCGGCATTATCTTCGACGGCAACATCCAGTCGCTACCGTGGAACTACGTCTTTGACGACCGGCAGGGCCGCGCCGTCCACGTCGATTCGCGGTCAATTATCGAGTCGCTGCGGACGATCTACAATGCGACCGAACTCGCGGACGAACTGACGGGCGGCACCGCTAAGGCTTCGCAAGTAGTTCCGGCAGCTAAAGCGAAGGCAGCTACAAAGAAGTAA
- a CDS encoding dihydroorotate dehydrogenase-like protein gives MTDLRTKYLGLQLNNPIVVSAGPLCKDVANIRKMEDAGAGAVVLHSLFEEQINIESNELDRFLWNSADVSAESQSYFPDMQTYNLGPDAYLEHIRKAKSAVKIPVIASLNGVSKGGWVRYAKDMEQAGADAVELNIYFLPTDPAMASADVENMYVELVAAVKSTLKIPVAVKIGPFFSAMGNMAQRFDKAGADALVLFNRFYQPDFDLDALEVVPNLVLSRSNELKLRLHWVAILFGKIKADMAITGGVHTAEDIVKSIMAGAKVAMTTSALLEHGIEYVSTLRTNLGGWLEEHEYDSIAQMQGSMSQKNVAHPAAFERANYMKVLSSYSAGLPVR, from the coding sequence ATGACCGACCTGAGAACGAAGTACCTCGGATTGCAACTGAATAACCCGATCGTCGTTTCGGCCGGCCCTCTGTGCAAGGACGTAGCGAACATTCGGAAAATGGAAGATGCGGGTGCGGGCGCCGTCGTGCTGCACTCGCTCTTCGAAGAACAGATCAACATCGAGAGCAACGAACTCGACCGGTTTCTGTGGAACAGTGCCGATGTCTCCGCGGAGTCGCAAAGCTACTTCCCGGATATGCAGACGTACAACCTCGGTCCAGACGCCTACCTCGAGCACATCCGTAAGGCGAAGTCGGCGGTGAAGATTCCGGTCATCGCCAGCCTGAACGGTGTCTCCAAGGGCGGATGGGTTCGCTACGCCAAAGACATGGAGCAGGCGGGCGCCGATGCCGTCGAACTGAACATTTACTTCCTGCCGACTGACCCCGCCATGGCGAGTGCCGACGTAGAGAACATGTACGTCGAACTCGTAGCGGCGGTTAAGTCCACGCTGAAGATTCCGGTCGCGGTTAAGATCGGGCCGTTCTTCAGCGCGATGGGCAACATGGCTCAGAGATTCGACAAAGCTGGTGCGGATGCGCTGGTACTGTTCAACCGCTTCTATCAGCCTGATTTCGATCTAGACGCGTTAGAGGTCGTTCCGAATCTAGTGCTCAGCCGGTCCAACGAGTTGAAGCTGCGCTTGCACTGGGTAGCCATTCTGTTCGGCAAGATCAAGGCTGATATGGCGATCACGGGCGGTGTACATACGGCGGAAGACATCGTGAAGTCGATCATGGCGGGCGCCAAGGTGGCGATGACGACCTCAGCGCTGTTGGAGCACGGCATCGAGTACGTGTCCACGCTGCGAACGAACCTGGGAGGCTGGCTCGAAGAACACGAGTACGACTCCATAGCGCAGATGCAGGGAAGCATGAGCCAGAAGAACGTCGCGCATCCGGCTGCGTTTGAGCGCGCGAACTACATGAAGGTACTCAGCAGTTATTCTGCAGGTCTTCCGGTTCGATAG